Part of the Terriglobales bacterium genome is shown below.
CGAAGTCCAGCGCCTGGGCCTGGCCGGTGAGCGCGCCTTCGAGCTGGGCGTCCTCTACTGCGCGCAGCATTTCCTTGAAGCGCGGCCCGGGGGAGTAGCCGGCGGCGATCAGGTCGTCGCCGGTCAGGAACGGCGCGGGGCGGATGGCTTCCGGAGGCGTCGCCGCAAGCTTCTCGCGCACGAACTCGTAGAGTGAGAGGTCGCCGTGGCTGGCCAGGCAGTCCAGGCGATGCATCTCCAGGTGCTCCTCGAACTGCGGCAGGCGTAGGAAGCGCTTGAGCGTGGACTCCTTCATGCGCTTCACGTCGGCGAAGCGCAGGTGATTGGCCACCAGGGCGCTGATCTGCTCGGTGTCTTGATTCGAGAAGCGCAGGCTGCGGCAGATCTCCTCCGCCATCTTCGTACCGACCTCCACGTGGCCGTCGAAGCGGATGCGGTCGGGCGCCACGCGGAAGGCCGGCGGCTTGCCCACGTCGTGCAGCAGTGCGCCCACCGCCAGTGTGCGCGAGCATCCGGCGGGCAGGCCCGCGAGCAGCAGCAGCGTGTGGACCCAGACGTCGCCTTCGGGATGGAACTGCGGCGGCTGCTCCACTCCCTTCATCTTCTCGACCTCAGGCAGGACTTCGTGCAGCAGGCCGCTTGCGTCAAGCAGCTCGAAAACGCGGCGGGCGCGGCCCTCGGTGAGCATTTTCACCAGCTCGTCGCGCACCCGTTCCCGGCTGACCTGATGGACTTCGGGCGCCAGCTTGCCGATGGCGGCGAAGGTCGCGGAGTCGATCTGGTAATCGAAGCGGGCGGCAAAGCGCACGGCGCGCAGCATGCGGAGCTTGTCCTCGGCGAAGCGGTGGCCCGGCTCGCCGATGGTGCGGATGGTCTTCGCGGCCAGGTCGGCACGCCCGCCGACGTAATCCAGCACCTCGTCATTCTTCATGGGGTCGAGCAGCAGGCCGTTGATGGTGAAGTCGCGCCGCTGGACGTCCTCCTTCGGGTCTTTGGTGTAGGTGACCTCGTCGGGCCGGCGTCCGTCGCTGTACAGGCCGTCGCTGCGGAAGGTGGCAACTTCGATGACCGCCGCAGGCGCTTGGTCGTCGCTCGCTGGCCCGACCGGTACCAGCACCACGCCGAACTTCGCGCCCACGGCGTAGGTCTGGGGGAAAAGGCGCATCACCTCGTCGGGAGTGGCGTCGGTCGAGACGTCGTAGTCTTCGGGCTCGCGGCTGAGCAGCAGGTCGCGCACGCATCCCCCGACCAGATAGGCCTGGTGGCCCGCCTGGCACAGCGTGCGCACGATGTCGGTGGCGGAATCTTTCAGGGACATCGGTGATCAGCAATGAGCATTCAGCACTCAACCCGACAGAATCGGGTGAGGACTCGGCTGCTACGAATCCAATAGTATTATAAGGATATGCAGTTGCCTGACTGGGAACTGAGAACCGGGAACTGAGAACCGCCCATGCGCGACGCCTACATCCTCGGCATCGAGAGCTCCTGCGACGAGACCGCGGCGGCGGTGGTGCGCTCCGGCGAGCACGTCGAGTCGAACGTGGTGTTCTCGCAGATCGCCACCCACCAGCCCTACGGCGGCGTGGTGCCGGAGCTGGCCTCGCGCGAGCACCTGCGCGGCATCCTGCCGGTGGTGCGGCAGGCGCTGGCGGAGGCGCACCGCACGTACGACGACATTGACGCCATCGCCGTCACCCAGGGGCCGGGGCTGGCCGGGGCGTTGCTGGTGGGCGTCACCTACGCCAAGGCGCTGGCCTGGGGCCTGGGGAAGCCGCTGATCGCCGTCAACCATCTGGAAGGACACATCCACGCGGTGCTGCTCGAGGAGAAGCGTAAGGGCAACCGCGAAGTGCGCTTTCCAGTGCTGGCGCTGGTGGTAAGCGGCGGACACACGCATCTATTCCTGGCGCAAGGGACCCCGGCCGGGGACGGCTGTGCCACGTGGGCCTATCAAAACGTAGGCCAGACGCGCGACGACGCGGCGGGCGAAGCCTTCGACAAGGTGGCCAAGCTGCTGGCGCTGGGTTATCCCGGCGGGCCCATCATCGAGAAGTTGGCTCTCCACGGCAACCCCCGGGCGGTGGAGTTCAGCCGCGCACGGATGAAGGCGCGCGGCAAGGTGCGCGGCAAGAAGCCCCGGGGCGCGGAGCCCGGAGCGGCGCGCTTCGACTTTTCCTTCAGCGGGATTAAGACTGCGGTGCTGCGCGAGGTGGAGCGGCGCGGGATGAAGTCGGCGATCGATGCGCGGCGCGCGAAGCTGGCCAAGCTGACGCGGCCTTCACCCGATCAGATCCTGGCCGCCTGCGACCGCGAGACGCTCGACCTGGCGGCCTCATTCCAGCGCTCAGTGGTGGACGACCTGGTGGCCAAGACGCTGGCGGCAGCGCGGGCGCTCGAGGCCGAGACCCTGTTCGTCACCGGAGGAGTGGCGGCCAACCTCGCGCTGCGCAGCGAGTTCGAGCGCCAGGCGGCCTCCGAAGGCCTGGCGGTGTACTTCCCTTCCCGCCAGCTCTCCACCGACAACGCCGCCATGATCGCGGCCGCGGCCTATCCCAAGCTCCTGGCGGAAGAGTTCGCGGCACCGGAGTTTTCCGCCGAAGCCTCTCTGCCCCTGGGCTAGCTGGCGCTTCCCCCCAGGACCGCGGCCAGCGCTTTCTCCAATTGCTGTTCGATGTCGGTTTCCTTGTGGATGACGAAGCTGGCGCGGTTGTCGAGGAATGGATTGGAGTCCCCGCGGCGGCCGGCGGGCACCACCACCGGGATGGCGGCGGTCTCCGGCCGGGACTTGAGCGCGGTGATCAGTTCGAGGCCCGACATCCCAGGCATCTCCAGGTCGGTGATGATGACCGCGGGGAGGCTG
Proteins encoded:
- the tsaD gene encoding tRNA (adenosine(37)-N6)-threonylcarbamoyltransferase complex transferase subunit TsaD, which encodes MRDAYILGIESSCDETAAAVVRSGEHVESNVVFSQIATHQPYGGVVPELASREHLRGILPVVRQALAEAHRTYDDIDAIAVTQGPGLAGALLVGVTYAKALAWGLGKPLIAVNHLEGHIHAVLLEEKRKGNREVRFPVLALVVSGGHTHLFLAQGTPAGDGCATWAYQNVGQTRDDAAGEAFDKVAKLLALGYPGGPIIEKLALHGNPRAVEFSRARMKARGKVRGKKPRGAEPGAARFDFSFSGIKTAVLREVERRGMKSAIDARRAKLAKLTRPSPDQILAACDRETLDLAASFQRSVVDDLVAKTLAAARALEAETLFVTGGVAANLALRSEFERQAASEGLAVYFPSRQLSTDNAAMIAAAAYPKLLAEEFAAPEFSAEASLPLG
- a CDS encoding CCA tRNA nucleotidyltransferase, translating into MSLKDSATDIVRTLCQAGHQAYLVGGCVRDLLLSREPEDYDVSTDATPDEVMRLFPQTYAVGAKFGVVLVPVGPASDDQAPAAVIEVATFRSDGLYSDGRRPDEVTYTKDPKEDVQRRDFTINGLLLDPMKNDEVLDYVGGRADLAAKTIRTIGEPGHRFAEDKLRMLRAVRFAARFDYQIDSATFAAIGKLAPEVHQVSRERVRDELVKMLTEGRARRVFELLDASGLLHEVLPEVEKMKGVEQPPQFHPEGDVWVHTLLLLAGLPAGCSRTLAVGALLHDVGKPPAFRVAPDRIRFDGHVEVGTKMAEEICRSLRFSNQDTEQISALVANHLRFADVKRMKESTLKRFLRLPQFEEHLEMHRLDCLASHGDLSLYEFVREKLAATPPEAIRPAPFLTGDDLIAAGYSPGPRFKEMLRAVEDAQLEGALTGQAQALDFVRRQFPK
- a CDS encoding response regulator; the protein is MSPAVLVVDDSMLIRHTVCRFLETRGFEVEGATNGADALDKVAASLPAVIITDLEMPGMSGLELITALKSRPETAAIPVVVPAGRRGDSNPFLDNRASFVIHKETDIEQQLEKALAAVLGGSAS